From the genome of Pelobacter propionicus DSM 2379, one region includes:
- the rimP gene encoding ribosome maturation factor RimP, producing MALHRDDICDRIRTLALPVIDSMNLELVEVEYKRSGREAVLRLFIDKEGGVTLDDCADLSRELSTLLDVEDLIPCEYSLEVSSPGLDRPLKSEADYERFSGRLIKVRTYEPYQDDAGNRRKTFLGRLEGLKDGSVVMSLTEGQTASIPLERIAKAQLEFEF from the coding sequence ATGGCACTTCATCGAGACGACATATGCGATCGGATCCGCACGCTGGCTCTGCCGGTTATCGACTCCATGAATCTGGAGTTGGTGGAAGTGGAGTACAAACGTAGCGGCAGGGAGGCTGTGCTGCGCCTGTTTATCGACAAGGAGGGAGGCGTGACGCTGGACGACTGCGCCGACCTGAGCAGGGAGTTGTCGACCCTTCTGGACGTGGAAGACCTTATTCCCTGCGAGTACAGCCTGGAAGTGTCCTCGCCCGGACTTGACCGGCCACTGAAGAGCGAGGCCGATTACGAACGCTTTAGCGGTCGCCTGATCAAGGTTCGTACCTACGAGCCGTACCAGGATGACGCCGGAAACAGGCGCAAGACCTTTCTGGGGCGGCTGGAAGGACTTAAGGATGGCAGTGTTGTCATGTCACTCACCGAAGGGCAGACAGCTTCCATACCGCTGGAGCGCATTGCCAAGGCGCAGCTCGAATTCGAATTTTGA
- the nusA gene encoding transcription termination factor NusA gives METNISLKHAIEQIVKEKGIDRQVVLEAMEQAVLTAANKKYRNTRDLEARYNSDTGEVELFEFVIVVEEVEDSYKEISLDEAREIDPDVEVGDSLGEKIDSSGFTRIAAQTAKQVIIQKVREAERETIFNEYSDRQWEVITGMVRRFEKGDLLIDLGRAEAVLPSKEQMPREVYRPGDRIRAIITDIRVTPKGPQIILSRTHPSMLAKLFEAEVPEVAEGIVEINAIVRDPGSRAKLAVSSNDPDVDPVGACVGMRGSRVQNVVSELRGEKIDIIPWSEDIARFACNALSPAQVSKVFVDEDNRALEVVVADDQLSLAIGKRGQNVSLAARLTGCRIDIKSEAKAAEAELQAYASYDGTQLEDEEMEEGEVAADEQDAVETDAVETVETVETAPEAEETVE, from the coding sequence GTGGAAACGAACATCAGTCTCAAGCACGCCATTGAGCAGATCGTCAAGGAGAAGGGGATCGATCGCCAGGTGGTCCTCGAAGCCATGGAACAGGCGGTTTTGACGGCCGCCAATAAAAAATACCGCAATACACGCGATCTTGAGGCGCGTTACAATTCCGATACCGGCGAGGTTGAGCTGTTCGAGTTCGTCATCGTCGTGGAAGAGGTCGAGGATTCCTACAAGGAGATCAGCCTGGATGAGGCCCGCGAAATCGATCCCGATGTGGAGGTCGGCGACTCTCTGGGTGAAAAAATTGATTCCAGCGGCTTTACCCGCATTGCGGCCCAGACAGCCAAGCAGGTCATCATCCAGAAGGTGCGCGAAGCCGAGCGGGAGACGATTTTCAACGAGTACAGCGACCGCCAGTGGGAGGTTATCACCGGCATGGTACGGCGTTTCGAGAAGGGCGACCTGTTGATCGACCTGGGACGGGCCGAGGCCGTGCTTCCCTCCAAGGAGCAGATGCCGCGGGAGGTGTACCGCCCCGGCGACCGCATCAGGGCGATCATTACCGATATCCGTGTTACCCCCAAGGGGCCGCAGATCATCCTCTCCCGTACCCATCCCAGCATGCTGGCCAAGCTGTTCGAGGCCGAGGTGCCCGAGGTGGCCGAGGGGATCGTGGAGATTAACGCCATCGTGCGCGATCCGGGCAGCCGCGCCAAGCTGGCCGTTTCCTCAAACGACCCGGATGTGGATCCGGTGGGCGCCTGCGTCGGCATGCGCGGCTCCCGTGTCCAGAACGTGGTCTCCGAATTGCGCGGAGAGAAGATCGACATCATTCCCTGGTCCGAGGATATCGCCCGTTTCGCCTGCAACGCCCTCTCGCCGGCTCAGGTGTCCAAGGTGTTCGTTGATGAGGATAATCGAGCCCTTGAGGTTGTCGTGGCCGACGACCAGCTCTCCCTGGCCATCGGCAAGCGCGGCCAGAACGTCAGTCTTGCCGCCCGACTGACCGGCTGTCGCATCGACATCAAGAGCGAGGCCAAGGCTGCCGAGGCTGAGCTGCAGGCCTATGCCTCCTATGATGGCACCCAGCTGGAAGACGAAGAGATGGAAGAGGGTGAGGTGGCGGCTGACGAACAGGATGCCGTCGAAACCGATGCCGTTGAAACCGTTGAAACCGTTGAAACCGCGCCCGAAGCGGAAGAGACGGTGGAGTAA
- a CDS encoding DUF448 domain-containing protein produces the protein MVRQGGQEKPQRSCLGCRETRDRDRLIRFVLSPQGEVLPDLDARLPGRGAYTCASSRCLEAAIRQRLFNRAFKREVSAMQPQAMTEMVARLMRERILGYLGLANRAGKIVSGSSLVCDAVRGKIKPGLVLVAEDVSGSIGEKVVSLSTVHGIPCERVLTKEEFGDILGKAPRSAVAVRQGGFIARLVTEIQRLRNFLGEV, from the coding sequence ATGGTCCGTCAGGGTGGTCAGGAAAAACCGCAGCGCAGCTGTCTCGGCTGCCGCGAGACCCGTGACAGGGACCGCCTGATCCGTTTCGTGCTCTCCCCGCAAGGGGAAGTGCTGCCCGATCTGGATGCGCGCCTTCCCGGGAGGGGGGCGTACACCTGTGCCAGTTCCCGTTGTCTCGAAGCAGCAATCAGGCAGCGTCTCTTCAATCGGGCCTTCAAGCGCGAAGTTTCGGCGATGCAGCCCCAGGCCATGACGGAGATGGTGGCTCGGCTGATGCGCGAGCGGATTCTGGGCTATCTGGGGCTGGCTAACCGGGCCGGCAAGATCGTCTCGGGAAGTTCCCTGGTCTGCGACGCTGTGCGTGGCAAAATAAAGCCGGGGCTGGTTCTGGTGGCCGAAGACGTATCAGGGAGTATCGGCGAAAAAGTAGTGTCCTTGTCCACCGTTCACGGAATCCCCTGTGAGCGGGTACTGACGAAGGAAGAGTTTGGCGACATACTCGGCAAGGCGCCGCGCAGCGCGGTCGCCGTCAGGCAGGGCGGCTTCATTGCGCGACTTGTCACTGAAATACAACGATTAAGAAACTTCCTGGGGGAGGTGTAG
- the infB gene encoding translation initiation factor IF-2: MSKIRVSNLAEKLGLEHKEVLARLKEIGVDAKTATSLVDEDVLKKLMPSLSPDGAEEVRVTTTIIRRRAKAAPVVEPAPAAVAESLEEKPAEPVAPAAPTPPEVPAAAPAPPKAAAAPAEAATMNARIIAPPPAPVETAAPVAAAPVAAATAPPEKALPTPPVVEAPVVEAKPEPVVEKPKVPAQPDKPSANQARILGRMEIPGVTTRPTRVVRRDGTVAPAAEHAQRRPSPAAGAPSRGAAPDRSRMKPATLPPSAPPAADDRRKFGGKSAAPHSEGAGKGGKKGGASTAKKKEQPKKHEILEKRERVFDPVYRGSRKKVKERASETRKTEITIPKAIKRIIKISETISVGELAKRMGIKANDLIKSLMKMGMMVTINHALDFETTVILASEYGYEVENMAVDLDEILESTPDAPETLVKRPPVVTIMGHVDHGKTSLLDAIREANVIAGEAGGITQHIGAYDVELNGRKITFLDTPGHEAFTAMRARGAKVTDIVILVVAADDGVMPQTREAINHSKAAGVPIVVAINKIDKPEAKPERVKQELMEFGLVASEWGGDATMVEVSAKKRLNLEGLLEMVLLQADLMELKANPDKEAKGTIVEAKLDRGRGPVATVLVQEGTLKNGDYCVVGVHSGRVRAIHNDRGEKVNEAGPSMPVEVIGLSGVPDAGDVFVSLKDEKQAKEIATLRQIKQREIEMAKHSKVTLEDLYKQIQSGDVKDLNVIVKGDVQGSVEVVSDSFRKLSTDAVRLNVIHSGVGAITETDVNLAAASNTIIIGFNVRPEVKAQAMAEKEGVDIRLYSIIYDAVEDVKKAMEGLLDPTLKEKYLGRAEIREVFSVPKIGNIAGSYVQDGKMLRNAQARLLRDNVVIYEGKLSSLRRIKDDVKEVAAGYECGIGLENYNNIRIGDIIEAFEIEKVATKL; this comes from the coding sequence ATGTCTAAAATTCGTGTGAGTAACCTGGCCGAGAAGCTGGGACTGGAGCATAAGGAGGTACTTGCCCGACTCAAGGAGATAGGGGTTGACGCCAAGACAGCCACATCTCTTGTCGATGAGGACGTGCTCAAGAAATTGATGCCTTCCCTGTCTCCTGACGGCGCCGAAGAGGTCAGGGTGACCACCACCATCATCCGGCGTCGCGCCAAGGCCGCTCCTGTTGTCGAGCCGGCTCCGGCCGCTGTCGCCGAGAGCCTGGAGGAAAAGCCGGCCGAGCCGGTGGCGCCAGCCGCGCCGACTCCCCCCGAAGTTCCCGCTGCCGCGCCGGCACCCCCGAAAGCGGCTGCCGCGCCTGCAGAGGCGGCCACCATGAATGCGAGGATCATTGCTCCTCCACCCGCGCCGGTCGAGACCGCCGCACCGGTTGCCGCTGCACCGGTTGCCGCTGCAACCGCCCCCCCGGAGAAGGCATTGCCGACGCCACCGGTTGTGGAAGCTCCCGTCGTGGAGGCCAAGCCTGAACCGGTAGTGGAAAAACCAAAGGTTCCGGCGCAACCGGACAAGCCCAGCGCCAATCAGGCCCGCATTCTGGGACGCATGGAGATTCCCGGCGTCACCACTCGTCCGACCCGTGTGGTCAGGCGTGATGGTACGGTCGCTCCTGCGGCAGAACATGCCCAGAGACGGCCGTCTCCGGCTGCTGGCGCCCCCTCCCGCGGCGCCGCACCCGATCGCTCCCGCATGAAGCCCGCAACGCTCCCTCCGTCTGCTCCTCCCGCTGCCGACGACCGCCGCAAATTCGGCGGCAAGAGCGCCGCACCCCACAGTGAGGGGGCCGGCAAGGGCGGCAAGAAGGGGGGCGCTTCTACGGCCAAGAAGAAGGAACAGCCCAAGAAACATGAGATCCTCGAGAAACGCGAGCGGGTCTTCGATCCGGTCTACAGGGGGTCACGGAAGAAGGTCAAGGAGCGCGCCTCCGAAACCCGCAAGACGGAGATCACCATTCCCAAGGCGATCAAGCGCATCATCAAGATTTCCGAGACCATCAGCGTGGGTGAGCTGGCCAAGCGCATGGGGATCAAGGCCAATGACCTGATCAAGTCGTTGATGAAGATGGGCATGATGGTAACTATCAATCATGCTCTGGATTTTGAAACCACCGTCATACTGGCCTCGGAATACGGCTACGAGGTGGAGAACATGGCGGTTGACCTGGACGAAATCCTGGAATCCACCCCCGATGCGCCCGAGACCCTCGTCAAACGTCCGCCGGTGGTCACGATCATGGGACACGTCGATCACGGCAAGACCTCGCTTCTGGACGCGATCCGCGAAGCCAACGTCATTGCCGGCGAGGCGGGCGGCATTACCCAGCACATCGGCGCCTATGACGTGGAGCTGAATGGCCGCAAGATCACCTTCCTGGATACGCCGGGCCACGAGGCCTTCACCGCCATGCGTGCCCGCGGCGCCAAGGTGACCGATATCGTCATCCTGGTTGTGGCTGCCGACGATGGCGTCATGCCCCAGACCCGTGAAGCCATCAACCACTCCAAGGCGGCTGGCGTTCCGATTGTCGTTGCCATCAACAAGATCGACAAGCCGGAAGCCAAGCCTGAACGGGTCAAACAGGAATTGATGGAATTCGGCCTGGTTGCCTCTGAATGGGGTGGCGACGCCACCATGGTGGAAGTTTCGGCCAAGAAGCGGCTCAACCTGGAGGGATTGCTGGAAATGGTTCTGCTCCAGGCCGATCTGATGGAGTTGAAGGCCAACCCGGACAAGGAAGCCAAGGGCACCATCGTGGAAGCCAAGCTGGACAGGGGGCGCGGCCCGGTGGCAACGGTCCTGGTCCAGGAGGGTACCCTCAAGAACGGCGACTACTGCGTGGTCGGGGTCCACTCCGGCAGAGTCAGGGCCATTCACAACGACCGTGGCGAGAAGGTCAACGAGGCCGGGCCGTCAATGCCGGTTGAGGTTATCGGACTCTCGGGTGTGCCCGATGCCGGTGACGTGTTCGTCTCCCTGAAGGATGAGAAACAGGCCAAGGAGATCGCCACCCTGCGCCAGATCAAGCAGCGCGAGATCGAGATGGCCAAACATTCCAAGGTCACCCTGGAGGATCTCTACAAGCAGATTCAGAGCGGCGATGTCAAGGACCTGAACGTCATCGTCAAGGGCGATGTGCAGGGATCGGTGGAGGTGGTTTCCGACTCGTTCCGCAAACTCTCCACCGATGCGGTACGTCTCAACGTCATCCATTCGGGCGTTGGCGCCATAACCGAGACCGACGTCAATCTGGCTGCCGCCTCCAACACCATCATCATCGGCTTCAACGTGCGACCCGAAGTCAAGGCCCAGGCCATGGCTGAGAAGGAAGGGGTTGATATCCGCCTGTACAGCATCATCTACGATGCGGTTGAGGACGTGAAGAAGGCCATGGAAGGGCTCCTGGATCCGACCCTGAAGGAGAAATATTTGGGACGTGCCGAGATCCGAGAGGTCTTCTCGGTGCCCAAGATTGGCAATATCGCCGGCAGTTACGTACAGGACGGCAAGATGCTGCGCAACGCCCAGGCCCGGCTGCTGCGGGACAATGTGGTGATTTACGAAGGCAAGCTCTCCTCCCTGCGCCGCATCAAGGACGACGTCAAAGAGGTTGCTGCCGGTTACGAGTGCGGCATTGGCCTGGAGAACTACAACAACATCAGGATCGGCGATATCATCGAGGCCTTCGAGATCGAGAAGGTCGCCACCAAGCTTTAA
- a CDS encoding ribosome-binding factor A, producing the protein MSKRSEKLAETIHETISSILSRGLNDPRIGFVTLTAVDVVEDLSIARIYFTAIGDRDARKNSEAGLNSAKGYLRRELGKVLTIRHIPELIFKYDESQEYGNRIDSILREIATEHDRDDSEHS; encoded by the coding sequence ATGAGCAAACGTTCCGAAAAACTGGCTGAAACCATTCACGAGACCATCTCCTCGATCCTCTCCAGGGGGCTTAACGACCCCCGCATCGGCTTCGTCACCCTCACCGCGGTCGACGTGGTCGAGGACTTGAGTATTGCCCGCATTTACTTTACGGCGATCGGCGACCGGGACGCCAGGAAGAACAGTGAGGCCGGATTAAACAGTGCCAAGGGGTACCTGCGTCGTGAACTGGGTAAGGTGCTGACTATCCGGCATATACCGGAGCTGATCTTCAAGTACGATGAATCCCAGGAGTACGGTAACCGGATTGATTCCATCCTCAGGGAGATCGCTACTGAGCATGACCGAGACGATTCAGAACATAGTTGA
- a CDS encoding DHH family phosphoesterase: MTETIQNIVDEIRANGSFLLTTHESPDGDAVGSSLALASFLRRIGKQVCVHFRDPVPELFAFLPGSDTVNPHIPEQDFNVSFVLDVGEFRRAGDEFCSFRRGGTLINLDHHLSCECFGSHNLIDSGAAATGILVYRIITAFGYAMDRDTALCLYTAIISDTGSFRYSNANREAFTVAGEMIEQGVNAWSVAERLYESQPQKRLELLTRALATLEVICGGRAASLTVTSDMYDATGANAELTDGFVNYPRSIRGVEVAIFFRQLDECTCKVGFRSKGAVNVAGFAAALGGGGHHNAAGCTVSGGLEEIKSRVYDIVNASL; this comes from the coding sequence ATGACCGAGACGATTCAGAACATAGTTGACGAGATCCGTGCCAACGGCTCGTTTCTCCTGACCACCCACGAGAGCCCGGATGGCGATGCGGTCGGCTCTTCCCTTGCCCTGGCCTCCTTCCTGCGCCGCATCGGCAAGCAGGTCTGCGTGCACTTCCGCGATCCGGTTCCCGAGTTGTTCGCCTTCCTCCCCGGAAGCGATACCGTTAACCCGCATATTCCGGAACAGGATTTCAACGTCTCCTTTGTGCTGGACGTGGGTGAATTCCGACGGGCGGGCGACGAGTTTTGCTCCTTCAGGAGGGGGGGCACGCTGATCAACCTGGACCACCACCTCTCCTGCGAGTGCTTCGGCAGCCATAATTTGATCGATTCTGGCGCCGCCGCCACCGGTATCCTGGTCTACCGCATCATCACCGCCTTTGGGTATGCCATGGACAGGGACACCGCCCTCTGTCTGTACACTGCCATCATCAGCGATACCGGCTCGTTCCGCTATTCCAATGCCAACCGCGAGGCGTTCACGGTTGCTGGCGAGATGATCGAACAGGGCGTGAACGCCTGGAGCGTGGCTGAACGTCTCTACGAGAGCCAGCCGCAGAAACGCCTGGAACTGCTGACCAGGGCACTGGCCACCCTAGAGGTGATCTGTGGTGGCAGGGCTGCGTCACTGACCGTAACCAGCGACATGTATGACGCCACCGGAGCAAATGCCGAGCTGACCGATGGGTTTGTCAACTATCCCCGCTCAATCAGGGGGGTGGAGGTGGCGATCTTCTTCAGGCAGCTGGATGAGTGTACCTGCAAGGTAGGCTTCCGTTCCAAGGGGGCCGTCAACGTGGCCGGATTCGCCGCTGCCCTGGGTGGTGGCGGACACCACAACGCCGCCGGCTGCACGGTCTCCGGCGGTCTGGAAGAGATCAAGTCCCGCGTCTACGACATTGTGAACGCCTCCCTGTGA
- the truB gene encoding tRNA pseudouridine(55) synthase TruB gives MSGFFVIDKPAGISSHDVVSRVRRILGTRRVGHTGTLDPFATGVLPVAVNDATKVIPFLDEGVKCYQALLRLGVVTDTLDMTGRILAEGDYSSVSRERFLELLTRFCGVISQVPPMFSAIKRDGQPLYKLARQGIEVERRARQVEIHSLELLSFEPPLACLRVSCSRGTYVRSLADDLGAELGCGASLQELRRIASGPFHLSSAITLATLEQAKEGGMSDALCLDPYAALAHLPDIPLSDAGLAKVRHGRSPEWGETLLSAPCEGTEAGLARLSRNGSLAAVARIEPLPYGGSRLVLKRVFCN, from the coding sequence ATTAGCGGCTTCTTCGTTATCGATAAACCTGCCGGCATCAGCTCCCACGACGTGGTCAGCCGTGTGCGCAGAATCCTGGGTACACGCAGGGTGGGGCACACCGGTACGCTCGACCCTTTTGCAACCGGTGTTCTGCCGGTGGCGGTCAATGACGCCACCAAGGTGATCCCTTTTCTGGACGAGGGGGTCAAATGCTACCAGGCCCTGCTGCGCCTGGGCGTGGTGACCGATACCCTGGACATGACCGGCAGGATTCTTGCCGAGGGAGATTACTCCTCCGTCAGCCGGGAGCGCTTCCTTGAGCTGTTGACCCGCTTCTGTGGGGTGATTAGCCAGGTTCCCCCCATGTTCTCGGCAATCAAGCGTGACGGTCAGCCGCTGTACAAGCTGGCCAGACAGGGCATCGAGGTGGAGCGCCGGGCGCGACAGGTGGAGATTCACTCCCTTGAGCTTTTGTCGTTTGAGCCGCCTCTGGCATGCCTGCGGGTCAGCTGCTCCCGCGGCACCTATGTGCGTAGCTTGGCGGATGACCTTGGAGCGGAGTTGGGGTGCGGAGCGTCCTTGCAGGAACTGCGCAGAATTGCCAGCGGACCGTTCCATCTCTCCAGCGCCATTACGCTTGCGACGCTTGAGCAGGCCAAGGAGGGAGGGATGTCGGATGCGCTCTGTCTGGATCCCTATGCGGCCCTTGCGCATCTGCCCGACATTCCCCTGTCCGATGCCGGACTGGCCAAGGTCAGGCATGGCAGGTCGCCGGAATGGGGGGAGACGCTGCTTTCCGCTCCCTGCGAGGGGACTGAGGCAGGGCTGGCTCGGCTCTCACGTAACGGGAGTCTGGCCGCCGTTGCCCGGATCGAACCGCTGCCTTATGGTGGTTCCCGGCTGGTTCTCAAGCGGGTATTCTGCAATTAG
- the rpsO gene encoding 30S ribosomal protein S15, which translates to MLATEKKQEIIKAFKKHDSDTGSPEVQIAILTERITYLTEHFKVHKKDHHSRRGLLKLVGQRRRLLDYLKGKEVARYKAVIERLGIRR; encoded by the coding sequence GTGCTGGCAACCGAAAAGAAGCAGGAAATCATCAAAGCATTCAAAAAACATGACAGCGATACAGGTTCTCCCGAGGTGCAGATCGCGATCCTCACCGAACGGATTACCTATCTCACCGAACACTTCAAGGTCCACAAGAAAGACCACCACAGCCGAAGGGGGCTTCTGAAGCTCGTTGGGCAGAGGCGTCGTCTTCTGGACTATCTGAAGGGCAAGGAAGTCGCCAGGTACAAGGCGGTCATCGAACGTCTCGGCATACGTAGATAA
- the pnp gene encoding polyribonucleotide nucleotidyltransferase yields the protein MEHVVDVEFGGKMVTISTGKMAKQANGAVVVKSGDTMVLVTAVAQKEAKEGQDFFPLTVNYTEKAYAGGKIPGSFFRREARPSDPETLTCRLIDRPIRPLFPENFLNDTQIIATVVSADKDHDPRILSMLGASAALEVSDIPFQGPIAGVKVGRVDGRLICNPTADELELSDMEIVVAASRDAIIMVEGEARFVSEDDMLDAIFFGHAAVQPVLEAQEKLKQLAGVAKRDVPPPVVDQALLARVRELASERMSAAVKIKSKQERHNQIDLITAETTASLAAEFEGNEKQIRAFLGDLEYECVRADVLNSGVRIDGRDTVTIRPIATEAGLLPRTHGSALFTRGETQALVVTTLGTSSDEQRMDSLYGEYRKRFLLHYNFPPFSVGETSFRLGPGRREIGHGMLAERALSAILPKHDDFPYTIRIVSETLESNGSSSMAAVCGGCMSLMDAGVPISAPVAGIAMGLIKEGEKVAILSDILGDEDHLGDMDFKVAGSSDGITALQMDIKIGGVTREIMQKALAQAREGRLHILGKMAETLGAPRPEMSSFAPRITTIWVKTDKIRDVIGTGGKNIRNITETTGVTVDIEDTGRINIASTSKEACDLAIQMIRGLTDEAEEGKLYMGIVKKIMDFGAFVEILPGTDGLVHISELDTKRVKTVTEVLNEGDRVLVKCIGVDKNGKVKLSRKEALGLNPDGTPATDAPAGE from the coding sequence ATGGAACACGTTGTAGATGTTGAGTTTGGCGGCAAGATGGTAACAATCTCCACCGGCAAGATGGCCAAGCAGGCCAACGGTGCGGTGGTGGTGAAGAGTGGCGACACAATGGTTCTGGTGACCGCCGTGGCCCAGAAAGAGGCCAAAGAGGGGCAGGATTTCTTTCCCCTGACCGTCAACTATACCGAGAAGGCCTATGCCGGCGGGAAGATCCCGGGCAGCTTCTTCAGGCGCGAGGCGCGCCCCTCCGACCCGGAGACGCTGACCTGCCGCTTGATCGACCGTCCCATCCGCCCGCTGTTTCCCGAAAATTTCTTGAACGACACCCAGATCATTGCAACGGTGGTCTCCGCTGATAAGGACCACGATCCCCGGATACTCTCCATGCTGGGCGCATCGGCCGCGCTGGAGGTCTCCGACATTCCCTTCCAGGGGCCCATCGCCGGCGTCAAAGTGGGGCGGGTGGATGGTAGACTGATCTGCAACCCGACTGCTGACGAACTTGAACTGAGCGATATGGAGATCGTGGTCGCCGCCAGCCGGGATGCCATCATCATGGTTGAGGGTGAGGCCAGATTCGTCTCCGAGGATGATATGCTGGATGCCATCTTCTTCGGCCATGCGGCGGTACAGCCGGTTCTGGAGGCCCAGGAAAAGCTGAAGCAGCTTGCCGGCGTTGCCAAGCGTGACGTGCCTCCTCCCGTCGTCGACCAGGCCCTGCTGGCCAGGGTGCGCGAACTGGCCAGCGAGCGCATGTCAGCCGCGGTCAAGATCAAGAGCAAGCAGGAACGCCACAACCAGATCGACCTGATCACGGCCGAGACGACCGCGTCCCTGGCCGCTGAGTTCGAGGGGAACGAGAAGCAGATTCGCGCTTTTCTGGGAGACCTGGAGTACGAATGCGTTCGCGCCGATGTTCTGAACAGCGGGGTGCGCATCGATGGCCGCGACACGGTCACCATCCGTCCCATCGCCACCGAGGCGGGCCTGCTCCCCCGCACCCACGGCTCGGCCCTGTTCACCCGCGGCGAGACCCAGGCCCTGGTGGTCACCACCCTGGGCACCTCCAGCGACGAACAGCGCATGGACTCGCTCTACGGTGAATACCGCAAGCGTTTCCTGTTACACTACAATTTCCCTCCCTTCTCCGTGGGCGAAACCAGCTTCCGCCTCGGACCGGGGCGTCGCGAGATCGGCCACGGCATGCTCGCCGAGCGGGCGCTCTCGGCGATCCTCCCCAAGCATGACGATTTCCCCTACACCATCCGGATCGTATCCGAGACCCTGGAGAGCAACGGCTCCTCCTCCATGGCGGCAGTCTGCGGCGGCTGCATGTCGCTGATGGATGCCGGTGTGCCCATCTCCGCTCCGGTTGCCGGCATCGCCATGGGGTTGATCAAGGAGGGCGAGAAGGTCGCCATCCTCTCCGACATCCTGGGTGACGAGGACCATCTGGGCGACATGGACTTCAAGGTGGCCGGCAGCAGCGACGGGATCACCGCTCTGCAGATGGATATCAAGATCGGCGGCGTCACCAGGGAGATCATGCAGAAGGCCCTGGCCCAGGCCCGCGAGGGGCGATTGCACATCCTGGGCAAGATGGCCGAGACCCTGGGTGCTCCCCGGCCGGAGATGTCGTCCTTTGCTCCGCGCATCACCACCATTTGGGTCAAGACCGACAAGATCAGGGACGTTATCGGTACGGGCGGCAAGAATATCCGCAACATCACCGAGACTACCGGCGTTACGGTGGATATCGAGGATACGGGTCGCATCAACATCGCCAGTACCAGCAAGGAAGCCTGTGATCTCGCCATCCAGATGATCCGCGGGCTGACCGACGAGGCCGAAGAAGGCAAGCTGTACATGGGTATTGTCAAGAAGATCATGGATTTCGGTGCTTTTGTGGAAATCCTGCCCGGTACCGATGGACTCGTGCACATCTCCGAACTGGACACCAAGCGTGTCAAGACGGTTACCGAGGTGCTCAACGAGGGTGACCGGGTACTGGTCAAATGCATCGGTGTGGACAAGAACGGCAAGGTCAAGCTCTCCCGCAAGGAGGCTCTTGGGCTGAACCCGGACGGCACACCGGCAACGGACGCGCCTGCGGGCGAGTAG
- a CDS encoding KpsF/GutQ family sugar-phosphate isomerase, protein MIVEEARRVIRVEAEALLAMAERINGAFEQAVRMILDCTGRVVVSGMGKSGLVGQKIASTMASTGTPALFLHPAEGIHGDLGMIMKGDVVIAISNSGETEEMLRILPIIKRLGARLIGMSGNAASTLARGSDLFLDVSVKEEACPLGLAPTASTTATLAMGDALAVALLIQRGFRAEDFALFHPGGALGKKLFLRVEDLMHSGDEIPMVSAQAVMRDVLFVISAKRLGVTGVAGDNGELRGVITDGDLRRALEKGYDILEREAEAIMRLNPKRISRHELAAAALRLMEQYSITSLFVFDDDTSSVPCGIVHLHDILRSGIA, encoded by the coding sequence ATGATTGTTGAAGAGGCTCGTCGTGTTATCCGGGTCGAGGCTGAGGCGCTTCTGGCCATGGCCGAACGGATCAACGGCGCATTCGAGCAGGCCGTGCGGATGATTTTGGACTGCACGGGACGGGTGGTGGTGAGCGGCATGGGCAAGTCGGGGCTCGTCGGACAGAAGATCGCCTCGACCATGGCATCCACCGGCACGCCGGCGCTTTTTCTGCACCCGGCCGAGGGAATCCACGGCGACCTGGGCATGATCATGAAAGGCGATGTGGTTATCGCCATCTCCAACAGCGGAGAAACCGAAGAAATGCTGCGCATCCTGCCGATCATCAAACGCCTGGGCGCCAGGCTGATCGGCATGAGCGGCAATGCCGCCTCAACCCTGGCCCGCGGCAGCGACCTGTTCCTGGATGTGTCGGTAAAGGAAGAAGCCTGCCCGCTGGGGCTTGCTCCCACCGCATCAACCACGGCAACCCTTGCCATGGGAGATGCTCTGGCTGTGGCCTTGCTGATCCAGCGCGGCTTTCGCGCCGAGGACTTCGCCCTCTTTCATCCCGGCGGAGCCCTGGGCAAGAAGCTGTTCCTGCGGGTGGAAGACCTGATGCACTCCGGCGACGAGATTCCCATGGTATCCGCGCAGGCCGTGATGAGGGACGTTCTGTTCGTCATCAGCGCCAAGCGGCTGGGCGTGACCGGAGTGGCAGGCGATAACGGTGAACTGCGTGGCGTTATCACCGACGGGGATCTGCGCCGGGCCCTGGAAAAGGGGTACGACATCCTCGAACGGGAGGCCGAAGCGATCATGAGGCTCAACCCCAAGAGGATCAGTCGCCATGAACTGGCGGCTGCCGCGCTGCGGCTGATGGAGCAGTACTCCATCACCTCCCTGTTTGTCTTTGACGACGACACAAGCAGTGTGCCCTGTGGCATCGTTCATCTGCACGACATTCTGCGCTCGGGGATAGCCTGA